A genome region from Conger conger chromosome 16, fConCon1.1, whole genome shotgun sequence includes the following:
- the mrps34 gene encoding 28S ribosomal protein S34, mitochondrial, with protein MPRKKIVRRIAEMARKIREYRALKERPTDSQKYALDYETMTRPYTGKRLPILAWESVRRESRLFSLLAGIRLFGVGRIVTRTSWLSDHKEPCYWKITKAKVDYTGENMDHGKAWGILTFKGKEESEVKEMDKVMYHDWRVVPKHEEEEFTRFTPVPDRDTGPSRVPYPPLLRAMILAQRRRGGETVTQEPTIDLHRHVVLNKEYFQNKEKQRGGPAS; from the exons ATGCCCAGGAAGAAGATTGTGCGTCGAATTGCGGAGATGGCCCGAAAGATCCGCGAGTATCGCGCCCTGAAAGAACGGCCCACTGACTCGCAGAAGTACGCGTTGGACTACGAGACCATGACACGGCCGTACACCGGCAAGAGACTGCCTATTCTGGCATGGGAATCCGTGCGGAGAGAGAGTCGCCTCTTCTCTTTGCTGGCTGGCATCCGTCTCTTTGGGGTTGGGCGAATCGTCACTCGTACTTCCTGGTTGTCTGACCACAAGGAGCCCTGCTACTGGAAGATCACCAAGGCTAAAGTGGACTACACTGGAGAG AACATGGACCATGGGAAAGCATGGGGAATACTTACTTTCAAAG GAAAAGAGGAGAGTGAGGTGAAGGAGATGGACAAGGTGATGTATCATGACTGGCGTGTCGTGCCGAAGCACGAAGAGGAGGAGTTCACGCGCTTCACGCCCGTCCCTGACCGCGACACCGGGCCGAGCCGGGTGCCCTACCCACCGCTGCTGCGCGCCATGATTCTGGCTCAGAGacgcagaggaggagagaccgTGACCCAAGAGCCCACCATCGACTTGCACAGGCACGTCGTTCTCAACAAAGAATACTTCCAGAACaaggagaagcagagaggggGGCCGGCTTCCTGA